One Seleniivibrio woodruffii DNA window includes the following coding sequences:
- the ilvB gene encoding biosynthetic-type acetolactate synthase large subunit: MMMTGAQILIESLKREGVDLIFGYPGGVLLGVYDTIYDSDITHILPRREQGGIHAAEGYARATGKVGVCFGTSGPGATNLVTGIANAHMDSIPMVVFTGQVATSLIGGDAFQEADIIGITRPIVKHSYMLTDVNETAGVIKEAFHIARTGRPGPVVIDLPKDIMAAKTKFEWPEKVSLTGYNPTVKGHLGQIKKMLRMLESAKKPVIYMGGGVVLSEASEELVKFSEITNVPVVSSFLGLGGFPGTHDNFIGWLGMHGNYASNMAVSDPDFILAIGTRFSDRSTGRLDGFAPNAKIAHIDVDPASISKNVQIEVPIVGDCKAVLKQALGEIDKFNWDKNLAARKEWREVIRAWDKEHPFDYDRTADVIKPQYVVESIYKVTEGDAIICTEVGQNQMWAGQFYKFKRPHQFISSGGLGTMGYGFPAAIGAKLGCPDKEVFDIAGDGSILMNIQELTTAVQNKVAVKVAILNNRYLGMIRQWQNMFFNDRFSHCNLECQPDFVKLAEAFGAVGMRIDRKEDVEAAIRESLKVKDRPVFMDFTVDRNENVFPMIPAGASVSEMLLMKK; encoded by the coding sequence ATTATGATGACAGGTGCTCAGATTCTCATCGAATCACTGAAGAGAGAAGGTGTCGATCTCATCTTCGGTTATCCGGGCGGCGTTCTGCTCGGCGTCTACGACACCATTTATGATTCAGACATCACCCACATTCTCCCCAGACGCGAACAGGGCGGCATCCACGCAGCGGAAGGCTATGCCAGAGCAACAGGCAAGGTCGGCGTTTGCTTCGGAACATCAGGTCCCGGCGCAACGAACCTCGTAACAGGTATCGCTAACGCTCATATGGACTCCATCCCCATGGTAGTGTTCACAGGTCAGGTGGCAACAAGCCTCATCGGCGGTGATGCATTTCAGGAAGCGGATATCATAGGCATAACAAGACCCATCGTTAAACACAGCTACATGCTGACTGACGTCAACGAGACGGCAGGGGTCATAAAGGAAGCCTTTCACATAGCAAGAACGGGCAGACCCGGTCCCGTTGTAATCGACCTGCCTAAAGATATCATGGCGGCAAAAACCAAGTTCGAATGGCCTGAAAAGGTCAGTCTGACAGGTTACAACCCCACGGTAAAAGGTCACCTCGGCCAGATCAAAAAGATGCTTAGAATGCTGGAATCAGCCAAAAAACCCGTTATCTACATGGGCGGCGGCGTGGTTCTCTCCGAAGCCAGCGAGGAACTGGTCAAGTTCAGCGAGATCACTAACGTTCCCGTTGTGTCCTCTTTCCTCGGTCTGGGCGGTTTCCCCGGAACCCATGACAACTTCATCGGCTGGCTGGGAATGCACGGAAACTATGCATCCAACATGGCTGTTTCCGACCCCGACTTCATCCTCGCAATAGGCACACGCTTCTCCGACCGCTCAACAGGCCGTCTGGACGGTTTTGCGCCCAATGCGAAAATAGCTCATATCGACGTTGACCCTGCGAGCATCAGTAAGAACGTGCAGATCGAAGTGCCCATCGTGGGCGACTGCAAGGCCGTTCTGAAACAGGCTCTGGGCGAAATAGACAAATTCAACTGGGACAAGAACCTTGCCGCCAGAAAAGAATGGCGTGAGGTCATCCGTGCATGGGACAAGGAACACCCCTTCGACTACGACCGCACGGCGGATGTCATCAAGCCCCAGTATGTCGTTGAATCAATTTATAAAGTTACCGAAGGCGATGCCATCATCTGTACAGAGGTCGGTCAGAACCAGATGTGGGCGGGACAGTTCTACAAGTTCAAGCGTCCCCATCAGTTCATCTCCTCCGGCGGTCTTGGCACAATGGGCTACGGCTTCCCCGCCGCAATCGGCGCAAAGCTTGGCTGCCCCGACAAAGAGGTTTTCGACATCGCAGGCGACGGCTCAATCCTGATGAACATTCAGGAGCTGACCACAGCAGTTCAGAACAAGGTAGCGGTCAAAGTTGCCATCCTGAACAACAGATACCTCGGCATGATCCGCCAGTGGCAGAACATGTTCTTCAACGACAGATTCAGCCACTGCAACCTCGAATGTCAGCCCGACTTCGTTAAACTGGCCGAAGCTTTCGGCGCAGTGGGCATGCGCATCGACAGAAAAGAGGATGTCGAAGCGGCAATCAGAGAATCCCTCAAAGTTAAAGACAGACCCGTCTTTATGGATTTCACCGTGGACAGGAACGAGAACGTGTTCCCCATGATACCCGCCGGTGCGTCCGTAAGCGAAATGCTGTTGATGAAGAAGTAA
- the ilvD gene encoding dihydroxy-acid dehydratase codes for MRSDRTKVGIDRAPARALMYGTGMPESSMGRAHIGICSSFTDLIPGHVGMRDLERYIEKGVHTGGGHSSIFCVPGICDGIAMGHIGMHYSLPSRDAIADMIECVVEAHALDGVVFLTNCDKITPGMLMAAARLNIPSIVVTAGPMATGSYRMQKRSFIKDTFENMAKCRTGEISEDEMKNIEQCACPGQGACQGLFTANTMACLTEAMGMSLPGCGMALAGSGKKRRIAFDSGVAICELVEKDIKARDILNENAFRNAVMLDMALGGSTNTALHLPAIAYEAKVPFTLDLFDEYSKNTPHITSINPGGEFFMEDVDAAGGIPAFQYRLRDRLFDNPTVCGRTIKEIANSAIVYDDDIVRPLDNPYHKEGGIAVLRGNIAQGGAVVKQSAVNADMLQFTGTAVCFDSEEAAMDAIKNRQIVNGQVVVIRYEGPKGGPGMREMLAPTAEIMGQGLNKVALITDGRFSGGTRGPCIGHISPEAAEGGDIGLICDGDKIVIDIPGRTINLDVPAEELEKRRAAWVKPAPKITKGYLAKYASRVSNAAQGAICRVEDL; via the coding sequence ATGCGTAGCGACAGAACAAAAGTCGGCATAGACAGGGCACCCGCCAGAGCACTGATGTACGGCACGGGTATGCCTGAAAGCAGCATGGGCAGAGCGCACATAGGTATCTGTTCCAGTTTCACCGATCTCATCCCCGGACACGTGGGCATGAGAGACCTTGAAAGATACATTGAAAAAGGCGTTCACACAGGCGGCGGACACTCGTCCATCTTCTGCGTGCCCGGCATCTGCGACGGGATAGCAATGGGACACATAGGCATGCACTATTCCCTGCCCTCCAGAGATGCCATCGCCGATATGATAGAATGCGTTGTGGAAGCCCACGCACTTGACGGTGTGGTGTTTCTCACCAACTGCGACAAGATAACCCCCGGAATGCTCATGGCGGCTGCACGCCTGAACATCCCCTCAATAGTGGTTACCGCCGGCCCCATGGCCACGGGAAGCTACCGCATGCAGAAACGCTCGTTCATCAAAGACACCTTTGAGAACATGGCAAAATGCCGCACGGGCGAGATAAGCGAAGACGAAATGAAGAACATCGAACAGTGCGCATGCCCCGGACAGGGCGCATGTCAGGGTCTGTTCACGGCGAACACCATGGCCTGCCTTACGGAAGCCATGGGAATGTCCCTTCCCGGATGCGGAATGGCGCTTGCCGGTTCAGGTAAAAAACGCCGCATAGCTTTCGATTCCGGCGTTGCCATCTGCGAACTGGTGGAAAAGGACATCAAAGCCCGTGACATCCTTAACGAGAACGCATTCAGAAACGCAGTGATGCTGGACATGGCGCTCGGCGGCTCAACAAACACCGCTCTGCATCTTCCCGCCATTGCATATGAGGCGAAGGTTCCCTTCACCCTTGATCTGTTTGACGAATACAGCAAAAATACTCCCCACATCACAAGCATAAACCCCGGCGGTGAGTTCTTTATGGAGGACGTTGACGCTGCGGGCGGTATCCCCGCATTCCAGTACAGACTGCGTGACAGGCTGTTTGACAACCCAACGGTGTGCGGAAGAACAATCAAAGAGATAGCGAACTCAGCTATCGTATATGACGACGACATAGTCAGACCTCTCGACAACCCCTACCACAAAGAGGGCGGCATCGCCGTTCTGCGTGGAAACATAGCTCAGGGCGGAGCGGTTGTTAAACAATCCGCTGTAAACGCCGACATGCTTCAGTTCACAGGCACAGCCGTATGCTTCGACAGCGAGGAAGCGGCTATGGACGCCATCAAAAACCGTCAGATCGTTAACGGACAGGTGGTCGTCATCCGCTATGAAGGCCCCAAAGGCGGCCCCGGCATGCGTGAGATGCTGGCTCCCACAGCGGAGATAATGGGACAGGGACTGAACAAGGTTGCTCTCATCACCGACGGACGTTTTTCCGGCGGCACAAGAGGCCCCTGCATAGGTCACATATCCCCCGAAGCGGCGGAGGGCGGCGATATCGGCCTCATCTGTGACGGCGACAAAATAGTTATTGACATTCCCGGCCGTACGATTAATCTTGATGTTCCCGCTGAGGAGCTTGAAAAGCGCAGGGCTGCGTGGGTCAAACCCGCACCTAAGATAACCAAAGGCTATCTTGCAAAATACGCTTCAAGGGTTTCCAATGCGGCTCAGGGAGCAATCTGCAGGGTCGAAGACCTGTAA